Within SAR202 cluster bacterium, the genomic segment GGAGACCGCATCGTAGGTGCAGGTCCACTGGTTTCAGTCGGAGTCCGTCTGGCCGCCGGGAGATTCGAGATCATTGTTATAGAATGCGCAGGTGAACTGTTTGTTGGATACCGAATCCCTGAATCCGAAGTGCAGGCCCGTATTTGTATTGGGAACACTCCCCTGCGAAAGGATCAGGTCGTACGTGCCCGGGCTGGTCCGCTTCGCCCAAGCGGCGACGGTAAACGAGGAGTTGGCGATGTTGATGGCCGAACCGACGTTGACGGCCTGGTTCGCCCCGTTCAGGGCGAAGCCGGAGCCGTACTTGCCAGCTCCGAAGCCGGCCCCGTTGACCGGCGCGCCGTGGTTGCCGCCGATGGAATCGGTCATCAGCCCATTGGCTTCCCAGTAGGCGAGCAGGCCTGTGCTCGGCGACGCCGCGGCTTCCCGGGACGCCAGCGCCACAAAAACAAAAAGGCCCACCAGTATGGCGGGCAACATCAAACGCCAGTGAGTCTTGGTCCGTAGCATCCCCGGGCTCCTTGAAGGCCACCTTCATACAAAGTGGACTAACATAGAGGTGCTAGTCCAGTTGACATCGTGGCCGCCAAAGTGTGCACGGCTTCAAAATGCAAATCAATAAGGCCAAATTATGTTTTCAACGGAGGCATTATTCGCTTTTTGCCGGCCTTTAATTTGGCAAACGCACCGGCATCGTGCACAGCAATGGCTCTCGCATGCTCACGTGTAATTACGCTGGACACGTAAGTAGTTTCACCTATTTGTTCAATCTCACGTCTCGTTCGACACACTTATGGACACATCCATCAGTCGCGAACTTATGCCCGACCGCACGCTGATCTGGTTGTGCCCGTGACGCAATGACGCCGCCTCCACTGGCCCTGTCAGCCGCCCCTGCGACTCCCTCGCTAGATTTATGTGTCGACCATTGACCGTCACGGCGACACCCTCCGGCAGTCCCGGAGCATCGATCTGCAGCGAAAAGTCGGCTGAAATACCCGCGCCGCTTATCTGCGGAAGTCCTCCAATATACAGAGGGAATCTGTAGCTCACACCCGGGGCGAGGTCCTTCGGCGCCATGGGGCCAAGTGTGGGCATCGTGGCAAGCCTTGCCACTTCAGGAATGTACTGGACGAACGAGCTTTGGCCCATGCCGTAAACGTGGTGAAGCCTGTCCTCACGCGCAAGCAGCTCCGGCCTGCCCAGCTCATGGAACACGTCGATCCGCTCCTCCGGGAACAGGTTGAAGAAGTAAATTCCGTCCGCCCCCTCCCCCCACGCCTGCAACGCCATCGCGCGGTAGCTCTCAATCGACTGCCGGGCCGCGTCCTCCCTAGGCGCGCGGCGTATGCAGGGGTAGACCGGAGTGTCGTACCTGTGGCCCAGATCTACCATCTCCTTCCACGGTGCGAGCGCGAATTCTCCCGTAACAAGGATGTCTATGAGGTCCTGCTCCAGCCACGTCACCAGGTCTAGCCCGCACCACCGGCTCATCTCCGCCGACTCTATGACGCGCGCTGCGATGAGGAACGGCCTTCCGCGGCGCTCCTCCACCGCTCGTGTCATCTCGCGCACGCGCCTCACCAGGTCCGTCATCGCCCGGGTCTCGTCTTCAGTCACTGGCTTGCCCCACGCCTGGCTCCTGAAGTGCGGCGGGTGTCGCCAGAAGTCCAGCTCGATGCCGTCCACGTCGTAACGGGTGCACAGGTCCGTGATAAACGCAAGCTGCGCCTCCCTCACCTCCGCCCTGCCGTAGTCCACCCCGGTCCAGTAGCCGTACGGCGGCGGCGCGCCCTCTGTCCCAAACAAGAAGTCCGGATGGCGCCGCTTGTACGCGGGCTTAAAAGGGTAACTCACGTCGTGGACGTCGTTCATGCGTATCGATGAAAAGACCTCCAGCCCGTTTGCGCGGCAGAACTCCACCGCCAGCGCAAGTGGGTCCGTCCTCTGGTCGACCAGCTCCGCTATGGCCGACCGGGTGCCGGAAGGTATCCCCGGCGAGTTCCACGGCTCGCGCCGCATTAGGACCTCGCCGATCTCCGTCCGGTGCTCGAACAGTCCGAACGGCAATGTAGTGCAGTAAAAGACCGTCGACACGTTCGTGCCCAGAAGAGGAGCGAACCTGGCCTTTAGGAAGCTCCCAGGAGTGACCGGCGTATCCACCGGAAAGTAGAGGGCATCGTCGCCATCGTTGTTGAACACCACTGGTCGCTTCCGCCTTACAGCCTCTTCGTGCCGCCGCTGCATGCCGGGCCTCCTTTTGGACGACTGCCAGCTAGCCCTTTTCTAAATCGGGGCTAATGCGGATAATCATAAGTGTCCGGACTATCTAGCACAAGGCCCCGCTCTCTTTTGAAGACCGGGGCCTTTTTCGGAATTCACGATGCTTATTGGACAGTACCCGCCATACATTGTTCCTAGACGCGCTTTCGGCCCCACATTGTCTGAAGAGAGATATGTCCGAAAGGGCTACTGAAATACGGTAGAGCCAAAGGGGGCGACGATTCTCTTTGCTATTTGAGACCAGCATCGCATCCATATTCTCCAGCGCCCCCTGGAAACGAGGGGACTTATGAAGGGAAGGTCTTTCTATCCCAGGGCGCGCCGGTCCCGCGTGACCGGCCTTGCCCTGGCGCTTCTGCTTGTCCTTGTCGCGGCCGCCGGAGCGTTCGCCACGTCCCCGTAGGCGTCGGCCGCGCCCGGGGCTATGTATACTACGACGCCATCCGGTGGTCCAACTGGAGCTGGCAAAGGTCGGTAAACCCGTCGGCCGCCTCCCCCGTGTTCGCGGGCGCCCGGTCGCTCTCCGCTACGTACAACGCCGCATGGGCCGGGCTTCGCTTTACCACAGCTTCTTTCAGTACCATCCCTTACAACAGCCTGCAGTTCTACATCAACGCAGGCGGCCGCTCGCTCGCTTCATTCAGCGTCTCACTCTATGACTCCTCAGGCAGCGAGCTCACTTCCGTGAACCCGCACCCCTACGGCGCAAGCGCCGGCGGTGGCTGGACGAAGGTCACAATCCCTCCTTCCGCACTCGGCGGGGCGATCAGAACGATCACCGGCGTCCGGATGTGGGACAACACTGGGGAGCCCCAACCGGTCTTCTGGATCGACGACCTTGGCTTCGTTTCCGGGGTCCCCGGCACTCCCGTGCCCACCGCAACGCCTCCGCCTCCCTCGCCGTAGCCGGACCCGACCCCGCCTTCGTACTTTATCCGCGATTGGGGCACGCCCGACCAGGCGACGGGGCAGTTCACCTTCCCGACGGGCATCGCCGCAGACGCCGCGGGCAACGTCTACGTCGCGGACAACCATAACTTCGTGATCCAGAAGTTCACGACGAACGGCGCATTCGTGCGCAGCTACGGCACCTACGGGCCGGACGACGGCGATATCCGCTTCGCCCGCGGCGTCGCCGTCTCGCCGGACAGCACCATATACGTTGCGGACAGCGTTAACGACAGGGTCCAGGTCTTCAGGTAAGGGGGTACTGGCGATGCGTGAGAATTTCGACGAAGCGCCGCGCCGATCCGGGGAGCAGCCGCCCCATCTCCTCAATCGCAAGCTGCCTCACCTCAACCCTGTCCGCTACGCCAGCCTCCGTTACCCTGCGTCGCGCCTCCGCAACCATGCCGGGCGCAATGTCCACCGCCAGCACACTCGCGCCGCGTTGCGCCATCCAGACGGCGTCTTC encodes:
- a CDS encoding LamG domain-containing protein — protein: MLRTKTHWRLMLPAILVGLFVFVALASREAAASPSTGLLAYWEANGLMTDSIGGNHGAPVNGAGFGAGKYGSGFALNGANQAVNVGSAINIANSSFTVAAWAKRTSPGTYDLILSQGSVPNTNTGLHFGFRDSVSNKQFTCAFYNNDLESPGGQTDSD